AGAAGATGGGGACTGGTGGTTGAAGACCTGCGACAGCATATTCTTGACTCTCTTATGCAGCTCACTCCTCAGGCTGGGGCTCAGGAACCTCATCTCCTTGAAACGGGGGTCTAGAAATGAGGCAATAATCGCAGGGCTTTCCAGCACCTTCTCGTCCTCCGATATACTCCAGCGCTGCATCAGCTCTGACCTGATGTTGCCCACCACCATCTTGATGACATCACTGGACTCTTCCAACTGCTGCCCAATGGCAGCGACGATACCGTGGATGCACGGCATCAGGGAAGAGATGGAGATGTTCTGCTCCTCGCGCAAGAACGATGTGGCGATCTTAATCGTTCTCATGACTGGCACCAGGTCCTGCAAGAGCTTCCATTGGTGGTCAGCCAAGTTCTGCACAGCCAGTGTCCCTTTGGGATGTTCCTCCAGCAAGGACATGATTGCCCATTTGAGGTCCAGGAGGCTCTCGCACATCTCGATGGTAGTTATCCAGCGAGACCCCACATCCATCACCAGCTTCAACTTAGTTTTGTTGATCGCTTCCAACTTGCTGTTCAGCGAGCAGGTGGCTTTTGCGTCCTGTTGGAAGTAGCTCACAATGCCCCGGGCTGCAGTCAGAGTCTCTTGCACCTGTTCAATCTCCAGCCCTGCCTTGATGCACAAGTGCAGTATGTGGGCAGCACAGCAAAGGCTGGTCCAGCCATAAACCCTCTTGAGCTGCTGCGAATTCATCATTGTGTTCTGCAGGGTGTCATGCATCACACAGAAAATGGACTTATTTGATAGCCCAAACTCGGACAGGATGCTGTAGAGCTTCTCTCCTAAATCACCCTCTCCTTTAGTCTCGTGCACTAGCAGGGTTTCCAGGGTACATCTTGCCCGGCGCCACTCTCCATCAATGAAGTTGGCCGTGATTGTCAAGTATGTCTGGTTGGGCTGGGACACCCAGAACTCCACACAGATGACTATGGATTGGGCTGTTTGCAAATAGCGCTCCAGGTGCTGCTTCACCACATTGTATCTATGCCACAGCATGCTGGAGAGCTGAATAGGAGATGGGAGGGTAAAATTAGGCTCTAGATACCCAATGAGGAGGCCAAACCCCTTGTCTTTCACCACAGAAAGAGGGTGGAGGTCACGGAATATCATTTCAAGCACCAATTCCAGAATCACATCAGTCCTCGGTTCCGAGCAGGATGCAGCATGGTACATGTAGTTTTCTGGTGTCATCTGCCGGGACCTCTTTATCATGTTCTCCTGAGCCACGTAGTCAGACTCAGAAGCCTGGTCATCCTTCAGCTGCGACAGCAAAGTGTCACGAATGCTGTGCTTTCTCACCAAGTGCTCCCGCATGGTGGTGGTGCTGTTGTGGAAGGAGAGCTGCTTCTTGCACACGTTGCACTCGACATAGGCATCTCCCAGCTTGGTGTAGTAGTTCCACACCTTGGACTTGCGGCGGTCCACGTAAAGGGAGGTGTTTGTGCCGTCGTGATTCGcacctttctctctcttcctcctggcGGCAGGGCCGAGATTGGTTGCCACGCTGTAGGTGTTGAACACCATTGATATTTcctctggggggaggagaaaagccaAAGTCGCTATTAATATAATCCAAAAACTTGTACTAGCCCCCTCCCAACCTCTGAAAGCACGGTCATTTCATGACTGCATAGAGAGTCAGGCCAGAAGGAGCTGCCTACTCTGATCTCCTTTACATCACAGACTATAAATGTCACCCAAATACCCCTGTGTTGAGACCAGTTACTTCAATTAGAACAAAGCGTTTCATCTTCCGGCCTTAAAactgtgccacaggcagagaacatGAGAGCCCAGGGTGCCATCAACACCAGAGCCTCATGCAAAAGTAGGGAATTGATAAAGTGAGATGTGTCCAGTTGATCTCAGCAGGCAAACCATGCCTCAAGCT
The Pelodiscus sinensis isolate JC-2024 unplaced genomic scaffold, ASM4963464v1 ctg82, whole genome shotgun sequence genome window above contains:
- the LOC102457710 gene encoding E3 SUMO-protein ligase ZBED1-like, yielding MADVNSKRAAQFLQKCIKPEDSGGDAQPKEEIIEEPPMPVITQTYPQTVQEEISMVFNTYSVATNLGPAARRKREKGANHDGTNTSLYVDRRKSKVWNYYTKLGDAYVECNVCKKQLSFHNSTTTMREHLVRKHSIRDTLLSQLKDDQASESDYVAQENMIKRSRQMTPENYMYHAASCSEPRTDVILELVLEMIFRDLHPLSVVKDKGFGLLIGYLEPNFTLPSPIQLSSMLWHRYNVVKQHLERYLQTAQSIVICVEFWVSQPNQTYLTITANFIDGEWRRARCTLETLLVHETKGEGDLGEKLYSILSEFGLSNKSIFCVMHDTLQNTMMNSQQLKRVYGWTSLCCAAHILHLCIKAGLEIEQVQETLTAARGIVSYFQQDAKATCSLNSKLEAINKTKLKLVMDVGSRWITTIEMCESLLDLKWAIMSLLEEHPKGTLAVQNLADHQWKLLQDLVPVMRTIKIATSFLREEQNISISSLMPCIHGIVAAIGQQLEESSDVIKMVVGNIRSELMQRWSISEDEKVLESPAIIASFLDPRFKEMRFLSPSLRSELHKRVKNMLSQVFNHQSPSSTQFWVPNSDYKAEVGEAGSQMSAHKDRGPSGQFQSMYDILLGKDPTESMPEIHQQLENYIVEPLCKRSTNPLDWWKTNEHRFPAVARLGRQYLSIPATVVLPDQAFAANESTLEHRRAVLAPENLDQILFLHQNFDFLESMRNSNEMRGRNPLVQY